A segment of the Leptolyngbya sp. NIES-3755 genome:
GGCAAGTCAGACTCTGGAATGTTGCAAATGGGCAAGTCGAGCACACTTGGGCAGGACATCATTTTTTCACAAAGACTGTTTGCTTTAGTCCCAATGGCAAACAGCTTGCAAGTGGTTCTCATGATTTTTTCGTCAAAATTTGGGACATTCAAACGCGACAATGTTTGCGATCGTTCAACGGACATCAGAATGTCGTGATAGCGCTTGCTTGGAGTTTAGATGGGCAGTTCCTGATTAGTGCAGATTGGTATAGTATCAAGCTTTGGGAAGTTGCAACTGGGCAATGTATTGCAGAACTAACACCAGGTGCTAAGGCAATAATCTTATCGATGACTCGCCATCCAACACGGGATCTATTTGCACTGTGCATGGATAGCCAGATTCAGCTTTGGGATTTGAGCGATCGCAAATCGCAACACTACACTCGTACCCTCATTGGACATACTGCCCTAACATTTTACGCAGCGTGGCATCCAGACGGAAGAAGACTCGCGACCGCTTCCCACGATCAGACGCTCAAAGTTTGGGACACTCACACCGGCGACTGTCTGATCACACTGCAAGGGAATAGCCCGATGTGGACAGTGCTTTGGCTCTCAGATGGGCGAACGCTCGCTAGCACAAATTCGGATGGGTTGCTGCAAGTGTGGGATAGTGAAACGGGGCAATGTGTGCGCGTGATTCGAGCACACCAAGTCATGATCTGGGCGCTGATTGCTCATCCGACTCGTCCTGTTATTGCAACGGGCAGCGAAGAACAGAATGTTAAATTCTGGAGTACTCAAACCTGGGATTGTTTAAGAACGCTCCAGGGCTATGACAATACATTATGGAATGCTGAAACTGGAGAATGCTTACAGACGCTGCAACCGGATCGTCCTTATGAAGGGATGAATATTACTGGAGTAACTGGCATTACCCCAGCTCAACAGCAGTCCTTGATCAGTTTGGGTGCCGTCGAACGAATAGATTAAACGCTCAAGCGTTTCTGAATTGAGCTAAATTTTGCATCGCATCCCACCAGTGCGATCGTCCTTTCTTCTGATTCCAATCCCAATATTCACACCCCCAGAGCATCACTGAGCGATACCCCAACGCGGCAACGGAACGCACCAATTCGCTAGCTTGTAGAGGGGAAGAACTCGGATAGTTCAGTTTCCGAACCGGAACCAGTTCACCCGGCTCCCAAGGTTCCGCTTGGGCTTCAGCAATCCAGCTTTCTTTGCGATCGTCACTCAAAACTTGCTGCCAAATTTGCAGTTTACGCCAGTATGCCTCGCTCGGTTGAAGATAGGACTGTTTGCCATCTGGAACCTTAGCATAAACATTGATCCCTACTGCATCTGCAAGTTTTCGACTCGCTTGAAAGGCTTGATCATCTTCGGGTTGAGGATGCGGAAGATGAATGCCTGCTGTGAGTAGAATCTTTTGCTGCGATCGCGCCCTACTTCGCACGAGTTTCACTTCTTGCTGCACAAATTCAGGACTGATCGATCGTCCTCCGGTAATTTCAAATCGCACAAATGGCTCATTTTCGACTTGCCAGTAGTGCAGGCTAGAAGCATCACGAACGTGGGAAACGACTGCATCAATTAGCTTGAGTGTAAGATCGGCAATCGCTGGATTACTATCCATTGGCTTCTCAGAAGCTCGTGTATCGTAGTATGCCTCCAACCATCTTGGAAAATGGAATTCGGGATAGCGTGGCGCTTTCATGCCGACAGTTAAGACAACTTTGACGGTTCGTCGATCGCTTTCTTCGAGCAGCCAATCGATCGTTTTGAAATCGTATTGATTCTCTACAGCTTCGATTTCGTTCCAGTAGCTACAGAGGCGGATGCGATCGAAGCCCACCTCACAAAGTCGTTGAAAGGTATCCTGATAGTCCAGTCCCAAGTAAGAACATTGAAGCTGGCTAAAAGTCGTTCCCAATAGAAAGGAAGATTCAGGTGGAGTAGACATGGCATTTACCTTTGATGACGAAATGACTCCTAAAACAGTCAAACTGAGTCGTGCGGTGAACTGTCTACGGGTTAACTGCATTAACTGTGAGGCGACGACCATTGCTTTAACTCGATTGCTCTAAGTCTAAAGTAGACAATAGAACTTGCGGTGTCAGTCGGAAAAGATCGGATGTGCGATCGGAAATAATCTGAATTGCAATCTTCAGAGTTCTAAAATTGCAGCAATTTGATCTGCTAAGGTTAATGGATCATAAGGTTTCGTAATCACAGCCGCGATCGCGAATTGGGTAAACTGACGACGATCGGAAGCCTGAGCTTTGGCAGTTAAGAGAATCACTGGAATGTTATGAGTTGCTGGATTTGCTTGGAGCCGCTCGAAGGTTGCTAATCCATCCATATCGGGCATCATCACATCGAGCAGAACGGCATCGGGTTGCTCGATCGCGGCTTTTTCTAACCCTTCTGCACTTGATCCAGCCGTTAGCACTTCCCATCCTCGTGCAATCTCTAAGCACAGTTGTGTTGTTTCTCGAATGTCTGGCTCATCATCAATAATCAAAATTCGTTTGGTCATACTTTATCCACCTGAGAACACTGGGATTGTGAAATAGAACGTGCTTCCTGCTTCAAATCGGCTCTCTACCCAGATTTGCCCATCATGCTGCTGCACAATCTCGCGACAGATCGCAAGTCCTAAACCTGTTCCACCCTGTTGCCGAGAGTTCGACGCATCGACTTGCTGAAAGCGATCGAAGATAACATCCAGCTTATCTTCAGGAATTCCAATCCCTTGATCTTTGACACAAAACCGCACATAAGCCCCGCCCGATCGATTTCGCTTACGTTTACGATGAGAATCGACAAATTCGGCAGTGAGCCAAACGGTTGAACCTGCGGGAGAGAACTTAATGGCGTTATTTAATAGATTCGTGAGGGTTTGAATAATGCGATCGGGATCTGCCCAAAGTTCTGCCGCGATCGAGGTTACAGATAGCTTGATTCCCTCACGTTCTGCCATTGCTCGCATTGCATCAGTGGATTGCACCATCACTTCCGCAGCATTACAGCGGCGTTTATCCATTGCAACTTTACCGAATTTGATGCGCTCGATGTCTAAGATGTCGCTGATTAATCGAACTAATCGATTGGTGTTTGAATAAGCAATCTCTAACATTCGCTTGCTCTTATCCGGGCGATCGTCGATCAGTCCACTAGAAAGCAATCCCAGAGTGCTACGAATCGAAGTTAACGGCGTTCTCAGTTCATGAGACACGATCGAGACAAATTCATCTTTCATTTGTTCGACTGCTTGGCGATCGGTGATGTCTTTGAAAACGATAACGGCTCCTGCAATACGATCGCATTCTAGAATTGGACTGCTCACATATTCAACGGGGAATGTTGAACCATCTCGGTGCTGGAATAAATCACCGCTGCAATGCTCGACCGTTCCTTTACGAATCGTGGTATGAATCGGACTATCTGCTAATAGATAAGGAATTCCATCAGATTTAGAGTGCTTCAGATAAGTGTGCATCCATTGACCCACCAGATCATCCACTTCATAGCCCAACATCTTCGCAGCAGTGGAATTTACAAAGGTGATGACACCTTGAGCATCAATTCCATAGATACCATCCCCCGCAGAGTTGAGAATGAGTTCATTTTGATGGCTCAATCGTTCGATCGAGGCTTCGGCTCGTTGTCGTTCTTCAATAATGAATTCTCGTTGCTCAATTTGTCTGATCAGTTCCTCATTCGTGCGCTGAAGCTGCATTGTTCTTTGTAAAACACAGCGCTCTAAGTTCGAGTTCAGTGTCGCAAGTTCGAGTTCTACTTTTTTGCGGCGTTTCACATCGCGTTTTAGATGAGCATTCAGCGATCGTACTCTTTGAAATAAGCTGCGTTGATGAATTGCAACCGCGAATAAATGGCTTAACGTATGAGCAAGTTCTCGATCGAAGTTTGTCCAGGGTTGTGCTTGCCCTGTTCTTAGTTCCTTCCAGCTTTCAAACGATCGTTTAGGTATAATTTGCCTTGGATCGTCTTGACCGAGCTTTCCTGCCCAAATTCGCTCAATGTCAATCTCCGATCGAAAGACACTGAGATGCCCTAAAATTTGCTGGCGGTATTGAATCGGAATGACTAGAACACTCCGAATCTTTGCATCGATCAGCGAAATTGCTAATTCTTCGGGCATCTCAGAGAGTTCAATGTTATCAACTAGCCAACCTCCTTCAGTGCGAGGTTCTAAATCTAACCAGGTTTGCCACAACGGATGATGTTCTAATACAGGTGGCGAAGATTGTCGATCGAAGCTATTCAAAGCAGCAGGAAGCACAGGCTGTCTTCCTTCGATAAAAAACTGCGAAGGTTGATGAATGCCTTGAGGGATGATGTAAAGGGAGCGTGTCACCTTCTTGAGAGAATAGATGTCGTGGGATTCAGTTGCTCATTGAGATAAGCACAGCGTTGTGCCAGCACTTTCGGAATATGCTCCGCTTTCCACCGACCTCCAACAATCTGCAACCGTTGATCAATTTGTTTGACCAACGATTCCACGGCTCCTGACCCAATCGAACATAGCTCCTCAGCCGCGTAGTAGTCGTAGTTCACAATCCGATGTTGATGCTTCAGCAGATAGTTGCAAAACCGCTCTGCCTCATCGGAGGGACACGCCGCTAATTGGGCTAGAGCAGCGCTCACATCTCCTTTCCATAACTGAGCTTCTATCTGTTCTCGGTCGATTTCGTCGCTCGATAACTTGAACAAGTTCTCCTTGAGATGATACCAATCGAGAATCTCAATCCGTTGCTCGCTCAACGCGACGATCTGCTGATGCAAGTTCCAGATGCCGTCGTGTCCATCGCCCAGACAGACAACGACCTCTGCCATCGGACGCGCGCTCACTGTTGCGACCAATGCCTCATTGTCCTGAAACCAAGCTCGACTTTCTCCCTTGCCATTGATGCGAACGGCTTTGTACTGTCGCCAGTCCGGTTCGTCTTGAGTGCCACTGGTTAACTTCACATTGCCGCCATCAATACTGATTTCCAGAATCGGCTCTGGCGCTTCGGGTTCAAGTTCTTCCCACGGTTGTCGCTGGACTAATCGTTGTTGCGTTTTGGCGCTGACGCGCATTCCTGTATACACCGCGATGTCTCGTTCTGCGCGGGCATAGGAAACCGTTGCACTCGCTCTCAAACAGCACGCTTCCAAGTAAGGACTCATTTGGCTTCTCGCAGATACCCCTAATCGTGTCGCTTGTTCACTCGTCAATTGCAGTTCTCCTAAGATACTTTTCAACCGTCGCGGGTAGCCTTCAGTTGTGGCGGTAACTGCTGTGATAAAAAACTCCCTAATCCTGGTGTGACGTGCTGTTGCACTTGAGTTCGCACCATCGCTTCGATTTCTGCCAAATTCGTTATCTGGCTTTTGTCAGCATCGTTGTACAAGATTTTTGCAATCGCTTGAACATGGGCATTCAGCGCTTGTTGGTCTTCAGGAGTCATCGCGGGAACCTCTTCAGGAATCGGTTTCCTTTATTCTCATTTTTCTCCTCAGAAGGTGACACGCTCCCGATGTAAAGCCGTCCGCCGATTCCCTCAAAAGCTTGTACAACCTGTTCTAGAGCTTGTTGGAGTTGCATTTCAGGAAGCGCATGGAGCAGAGAAGTAATTTGATTAATTGCGGCTTCTTGAGCAGCATAGCGACGAGTTTCGTGGAGAATATTCGATTGTGCGATCGCAATGGATACCTGATCAGAAATCAACTGTATGATCTGAAGCTCTGCCTGGGTAAATCGATGCGGTTCACTATGATGCGATACTAACAATCCCCAAAGTTCACCCTGAGCAATAATCGGCACTACTAACGACGATCGCACTCCCATCGCAGTTAAGTACTCAATATGACACGGATCAACCGCACGAAAATATAGCTCTCCCTCGATCACTGTTCCATTAGAATCCTCGATCAAAGGACTTGTGCCGATTTCCTGAGTAGACACATCCACAATCGATCGCTGTCTGACTTTGAGAAAGAGTTCTCTCGCTTCAGGTGGAATATCGCCTGCTGGAAACCAATGATTGAGCAATGACGGTAATCGATTGTCTTGAATCGATTCTGCCACGACTTCACCGCTGCCATCTGTATCGAATCGATAGATTTTGACGCGATCGGTTTGCAAAAATGCACGAACTTCCGCAACAGTCGCGTTTAGAATCGTGGGTAGTTCTAGAGATTGTCGAATTTGATTGATCATTCGATGCAACAGCACCGCGAATGCTGTTTGTTGAGCTTCTGATAGCGTGGCATCGTGTGGGGTAGAGAACATAGCCGTTTCGATCTATGAAGGACAGGACACTAGCGTTTGAACAATCCGCGATCGCTCTAAGATCTGGATGCGTTCCTGATCGCATAATTTTCGCGGGTTAAGACGGTTTCGAGCATTTGAGCTATGCAGTCATCGTCCTCAACAAGCAGAATTCTCATACACGAAACCTCTTCCGCTGATTCCAGCATCGATCTTAGGCTTGCGTAACTTTACCTGTCATTATCAATACAAATCGTAGATTTAGTCATATCTATTCACAGAACTTTTTCTTTTTAGATACTTCTTGATGATTAATGAGCAATAACTCTTATTGCTAATCCCCAACGCCGTACACCAGATACAAATCAGCCACTCATCCATACTGGCAGCTTCCCAAATCGGATGAAACCGATTGATTGTGTGACGATTCGTTTGGGGACTCTAAACAATCGTGAAGTTATCTTGCTAAATCGCTAAACGACTTCTATCGTTAGCAATTGATACAAAGTCAGTAGAAACTGGTTATGCAAAGCACTTCATTGCTCGGTTCACTAGACTTAGAGAATTTACTCGATCGCGCCCCCGCCATCGTTGCATCTGATTGTTCTGTAAGATCAGCGATCGCTCAAATGCGTCAAGTTAGCGCGTCTTATCTACTGGTGATGGAAAATACCCGCCTGATTGGAACGTTTACCGAAACGGACATTACAACCCTTGCCATTTCGCGACCTAATTTTCTCGATCTTGCCCTTGCTGATGTGATCCTACAACCCGTAATCACGATCAAAAACGCACTTGATCGTTCCTATTTAGAACTATTGACCTGGATGGTAGAGCAACAGATTGACTACCTGCCAATTCTAGAAGCATCAGGACAAGTTTTAGGAGTCATCACCCCCACGACCACAAAGCAGGCACTCCTGAGGCAAAATCAAATCGATACCATGTCACAAGCGCTTGAAAGCACCATCCGATCACTGGAATTTCAGAAGTTTGCACTCGACCAATCTGCGATCGTAGCGGTCACTGATCGTCACGGCATCATCACAGAGGTGAACGATACATTTTGTCAAATCTCTCAATATCCCAGAGCAGAACTAATTGGGCAGTCTCACCGCATTATTAACTCTGGTTATCATCCACCCGAATTTTTCCAACAGCTTTGGGCGACCATTTCTAGTGGCAAGGTTTGGCGAGGTGATATTAAGAACCGGGCGAAAGATGGCAGCTTTTACTGGGTGGCAACCACGATCGTGCCGTTTCTAGATGCTGAGAACAAGCCCTTTCAGTACCTTGCGATTCGATTTGATATTAGCGATCGTAAAGCGTCGGAAGAAAAAATTCGCGAACAAGCCACTCTGTTAAACGTTGCCACAGATGCAATTTCGCTACGAGATTTAGACAATCGAATTCTTTACTGGAATCAGGGAGCCGAGCGGTTGTATGGCTGGAAAGCAGCAGAAGCGATCGGGCAGAAAGACACTGACTTGATTTGCCCAGACGCGATCGCCCAAGTCGAAGCCGCACTTCAAACCGTGATTCAAGAGGGACAATGGCAGGGGGAACTTTCAAAGATCAGCAAAGCAGGGAAAAAGCTTTTAGTTGAAAATCGCTGGACGTTGATTCGGGATGAGCAAGGCAATCCGAAATCCATCTTGACCGTTGCAACAGACATTACAGAAAGAAAGCAACTCGAACGCCAATTCTTACGGGCACAACGCATGGAAAGTTTGGGAACCCTTGCCAGCGGAATTGCTCATGATTTGAACAATATTCTCACCCCCATTCTGGCAGCCGCCCAACTCTTACCGCTGCAATTTCCCACCGTGAGTGAGCAGAGCCAAACCTTGCTCACAATCTTGTCAGAAAGCGCGAAACGAGGCAGCGATCTCGTAACCCAAATTTTGTCGTTTGCACGAGGCATGGATGGACAACACGCTCCGCTACAAGTCAGACACATCCTTGCGGAAGTGCTCAGAGTCATACAACAGACCTTTCCGAAATCGATCGCGATCAAACGCAATCTTCCGACTGATACACTTTGGTTGATTTCTGCGGATGCGACCCAACTCCACCAAGTCTTCATGAATCTCTGTGTGAATGCGCGAGATGCAATGCCAGAAGGCGGCACGTTGCAACTAACCGCAGAAAACGTAGTTATCGATGAGAACTATGCTCGGATGAATATTGATGCTCATTCGGGAGCATACGTCGTGGTGACGATCGCAGATACTGGAACAGGCATGGCACCCGAAATCATTGAGCGCATCTTTGAGCCATTCTTTACAACCAAAGCATCCGGGCATGGAACTGGACTCGGCTTATCTACGACAACCGCGATCGTGAAAAGTCATGGTGGATTTATGAATGTCTATAGCGAGGTGAATCGCGGCACTCGGTTCAAAGTGTACTTTCCTGCGATCGAAGGAACGGAAATCCCTCTAGAACAAGACTTGACGACTTTGAAGGGCAATCATGAACTGGTGTTGGTCGTGGATGATGAAGCCTCGGTTCGCGAAATCACGAAAGCAACTTTAGAAGCTTACAACTATCGAGTTTTAACAGCGAGTGATGGCGTTGAAGCGATGACTCAATATGCACAACATCGGCAAGAGATTAGCATGGTGCTGCTTGATCTAATGATGCCGACCTTGGATGGTTTGACCACAATTCGAGCATTGCAGAAAATAAATCCTTCTATCTTGATTGTAGCAATGAGTGGACTTGCTGCGAATGAAGCAGTGGCTCAAGCAACCCGTGTTGGAATTCAGCACTGTCTAGCCAAACCTTTTACGGCTCAGGAGCTGCTTCAGATTCTGCACACCTTGAAAACCAGAACTATCTCGCTGAGATAAAACCAATTTGGGGTCTAACTACTGGAGCATCAATTTGTGGATCGGTTTGGGATTGCTAACTTCTAACGATCGACCTTTCAGATCTCAATCACCAGATCGGCAACGAAATCTTCATTCCGCTCATCCGGATAGCCTCTCGGATTGCAAATCACTCGCGTCTCTCCAATCCGATAATCTTGCTGGGTATGAATATGCCCATGCACCCACAATGCAGCACCAGACTCTTCAACAAAAGAATCAAGATGCGAAGCATACGCAGCGCTTAGAATGTCTTCTCGATCGCGCTCTAGTATCGATCGTGGACTTGGTGCATGATGCGTGATGATCACAACTTTACCTGTGCTAAGACTTTTCACTTCCTCACTCAGCCATCTCAGCGATTTCTGATGGATCACAAATGTATCTAACGATCGCAGCTTCCGATACTGTGGACTCACTCGAATTCTGCGATAGTCATTTTTCATCTGTGTTGCATGATAGCCTGCAATCCTCGGATCACCGAACAATCCAAAATTCGTCCACAAAGTACAGCCTAGGAATGTGATATCACCAATTGTTAAGCGATCGTTCTCCAGAACATAAACATTCGTTCCTTCAGCCAATTGCTTCAGATCATCAATATGCTTCGGAAATGCCCTACCGTAATATTCGTGATTTCCAAGAACATAGAGAACAGGTTTATCTGGAAAAGTTGCTTTAATCCAATCGATTCCCTTTTTGCCAACGTGAATATCTCCCGCCAAAATTACGATGTCTGCATCAGTTTTAGGCGGATTGAATGACTCGAATTCTACGTGCAAATCACTCAGGATATGTAACTTCATCTACGTTCTGCGATCGCTTCTTCTGCCAAAGCGTCTAACTTACCCTCTGCGATGTCTTGCTCGATTTGCTCATCCCAACGCTGATAATCCAAATCAGAAAACCATTGTCTGAGCCGCTGAAATTCGTCAGGCGGAAGCGTAAGAATGGCGGCTTCAATTTGCTCAAGGGTTGACATACCAAGTTTTACCTTTGAAGATTTAGCACAACTATAGATCTAACTGTAGCCGAACTTGACGAGTACAAAATACAACGATCGACAATCCGCTTAGCGAGTTCGAGAGCGCGATCGTCCACTGAAGTGGCGATACCCTATTAAACCGCCAACCTAAACAGATACTGCCTTTTGGTTTGCTATCTCAGCAAGTTGAAACGCTTTTCGGGCTTGTAAATTTTCCGCATAGACTATCAGCTTATGCGGAATTTGAAGCGGAAATTGCACCGCAAGCCGAAGCGCAGACATCAGACAAGTACAGAGTAAGATATCTGCTACTGTAAACGCCCCACCCAAAATATAAGACTTAGTATCTTCGAGCCAACTTTCTGCAACTAGAATTTGCTGATTGAACCCATTGATTGCTACTTCAACCGCTTCAGGCGAGGGCTTGTAGTACTGAACTAGGCTACCTCCATGTTTCGCAATGACGTAAAGCGTGTGCGCGTCTAACTCAGTCATCACATAGAAACAGACTTGAAAGAATCGCGCTCGTTGCTCAATTTCTACATCAGGAAGAAACTTTCCACCACCATACCTTTCTGCTAGGTAAAGACAGATTGCAGCACTTTCGGAGATGATAAGATCACCATCCTGCAAAGATGGAATCTTCCGCCCAGGATGTATCGCAGTATAAGCAGAGGTTTGCATTTGTTGAGATCGAGATTGAATCAGTTCAGTCTTGTAAGAGATGCCCAATTCTTGTAACATCCAATGTACTCGCAGCGATCGTAAACTTCCTACTCCATAAACAATTAGGTCGTTCATCTCAAGAAGGTCTTTGACAAACTTATTTCACAGCCGCTTCATTTCCACTCTCAGCCGCTAATTGCTCCAATCGCTCTTGCTGATCCTGAGAGATACAAGTTTCGATCACATCCTCTAAATCGCCTTCTAACACCGGATTCAAGGCAAAGTTCTGTCCCAAGCGGTGGTCGGTCACGCGATTGTCTTTGTAGTTGTAGGTGCGAATCTTCTCCGATCGCTCTCCCGTCCCAACTTGCGATCGACGCATTGAAGTAATCGCATCTTGCTGCTCTCGCAACTTGATCTCATACAGCTTCGCTCTCAAAATCTGCATCGCCCGTTCCCGGTTCTGAAGCTGCGATCGCTCTTCTGTACAAAACACCCGAATCCCCGTCGGCTTGTGAATCAAATCGACTGCTGTTTCAACTTTGTTGACGTTCTGACCCCCTGCACCACCCGATCGAGCCGTCTTCATCTCAATATCTTTCGGGTCGATGTGAATTTCCACATCATCAACCTCTGGCATGATTGCGACCGTCGCTGTTGAAGTATGAACTCGTCCAGAAGCTTCAGTGACCGGAACCCGCTGCACCCGGTGAACCCCAGCCTCAAACTTCAACTTGCTATAAACACGATCGCCCTGAATTTCCATAATGGCTTCTTTGAAGCCGCCCAACCCTTCCGCCAGGGATTCACTCGCCATCTTGATGCGCCAGCCTTGACGCTCCGCATACCGCGAGTACATTCTCACCAAATCCCCAGCCCAAATGCTGGCTTCATCTCCGCCTGTGCCCGCCCGAATTTCCAACATGATGTTCTTGTCATCATTGGGATCACTCGGAAGCAGCAAAATCTTTAATCGGTTTTCTAATTCTTGCAGCTTGGCTTGGAGTTCTTCCACTTCCATCGCTGCCATTTCTTGCATTTCGAGATCGCCGCCGGACTCTTTTAAGAGTTGCCGCGCTCCAGCAAGGTCTTGCTCAGTTTTGCGCCAAAGCTCGTAGGTATTGACCGTTTCTTCTAACGACGATCGAGATTTTGCTACGCGCTGAAACTCACCCGGATCTTTTGCAATATCCGGGTCTGCGAGTCTCCGCGTCAGTTCGTTAAAGGTTTGCTCAACCGAATTTAGTTTGTCAATCAGGTATGCTTCAGCCATCGGACTCGCCTCAAAAAGTAAGAAAATTTCGGTGAAAAGACAATCGCGGCAACTCAAAACGCGATCGTCCAATGAGTTTTCAACCGAGTTGTCCTACTTTTGTTCTTCGCTCATGCCATACTTCCGCAAGAACCGCTCTACTCGTCCCTCAGTGTCAATAATCTTCTGAGTTCCAGTGAAAAACGGATGATTGCCTGACCACACATCAACGTGCAATTCTGGCTTGGTCGAACCCACGGTCGCAACGTGTTCACCGTTACAGAAAACCTTAGCTTCAGGATACCAAGTCGGATGAATGCCTTGTTTTGCCATTGTCTTTTCTCCAGCGTTCTATATCTAGTGTAACAATTAGCGTTTCGAGAACTGGGGAGCTTTCCGAGCCTTGCGAAGACCGTATTTTCTCCGTTCTTTCGCTCTCGGATCACGGGTGAGGTAGCCTTCGACTTTCAGCGGCTTGCGGTTTTCGGGGTCGAGTTCGCACAATGCACGAGCGACACCCAGTTTGATCGCGTCTGCTTGTCCGGTCAATCCGCCACCGTGAGCATTCACCAAAATATCGTATTCACCTTCCAAGCCGAGAGTTTCCAAGGGTGCTTTCGCGCCAGAGAGATACTCTTGGTTGAACTGGAGGTAAAGATCACCGGGCTTGCCGTTGATCGTAATCGTGCCCTCACCGGGAACTAGACGGACACGAGCGATCGCATTCTTGCGGCGACCTGTGCCCTGATACATCACTCGTCCTTCAGTTGCTTGCATGGATTACTTTTCTCCCGGAATCGTGCTGATTTCTAAGACTTTGGGTTGCTGTGCGGCATGAGGATGATCTGCACCCGCATACACTTTCATTTTGGTAAACAGTTGGCGACCGAGTGAATTTTTCGGCAGCATTCCTTTAACTGCTTGCTCGATGATGCGCTCTGGCAATCTTGCTTGCAGTTTTTCAAAGGATTCGGTCTTCATTCCACCCGGACGACCGGAGTGACGACGATATACTTTTTGGGTGGCTTTTTTGCCAGTAACGACGACTTTATCCGCATTGATCACAACGACGAAATCGCCTGTATCTAAGTGCGGGGTGTAAGTCGGTTTGTTTTTACCGCGAAGTACCATCGCGATTTCGGTTGCCAAACGTCCGAGGCGTTGATCCGCTGCATCCACAACGTACCAATCGCGCTGGATCTCAGCGACCGGAGGTAGGTAGGTTTTGTTTTCCATGAGTTTGGGGTTTAGTTAAAAAGGAGTCAGTTCGGGGACAGTCGATCGCGGTAAAACCAGTTTCGGCTGTGAATCAAACCAGAGTTCCGGGGGAAAAGGCATCTCAGGATAGCCCACTCTTAGCAAGCAGAGTCCTTGAGGGGGAGCCGCATACCGCACTTCATCGCGCCGTTCTTCTGTCCACAAGCGCGTAAAGTCCTGAATCGATCGATCTCCACGTCCCACTTCTACCAGCAGTCCGACCAGAAGCCGCATCATCCCATACAGAAATCCACTTGCCTGAACTTCAATATAGAGAAACGAATCTTGTCTCACACATTCCGCCGCTTGGATATCCACCCAAGCATGGGGACGGCTCGAATTTGCCCTCTGAAAAGCTG
Coding sequences within it:
- a CDS encoding ribosomal protein S9 (similar to AA sequence:cyanobase_aa:LBDG_18290) — protein: MQATEGRVMYQGTGRRKNAIARVRLVPGEGTITINGKPGDLYLQFNQEYLSGAKAPLETLGLEGEYDILVNAHGGGLTGQADAIKLGVARALCELDPENRKPLKVEGYLTRDPRAKERRKYGLRKARKAPQFSKR
- a CDS encoding ribosomal protein L13 (similar to AA sequence:cyanobase_aa:LBDG_18280), translating into MENKTYLPPVAEIQRDWYVVDAADQRLGRLATEIAMVLRGKNKPTYTPHLDTGDFVVVINADKVVVTGKKATQKVYRRHSGRPGGMKTESFEKLQARLPERIIEQAVKGMLPKNSLGRQLFTKMKVYAGADHPHAAQQPKVLEISTIPGEK